One Mya arenaria isolate MELC-2E11 chromosome 7, ASM2691426v1 genomic window carries:
- the LOC128241714 gene encoding coiled-coil domain-containing protein 6-like isoform X3, with amino-acid sequence MANIHVQCEMCCEEEAVGCCNICGNICESCCVIHKKGRAFQNHILKMYGKDGYNSRSIIYDITEEKCKHHPNERALLFCQIHELMICGRCFRSDHISCCHEVVDLCEEAGHVDYDQFNAMSAALNAIKDDSKRIKEEIDRHKERSNTHAVKCKKELDDLENRLKRKVEHSISSFKEEAQKYHDENIAAFSFISSVCEDKVSWAIKEESQLNEFVNNSLTGRLYLMSRNFDKGISEVKRQMKEAEYKNTFKNVCLKENTAALKCLIEDLTDVCELQEEVDGSDEVTTLSIGNATVENEKTRKELFEELIQAKLDTNKAETARNELKEQLMQAKRDLENSEKTLKGLEQESLNTEQRMEKSEKTREKLCNELQQVKQKLDHSEKTRERFEDLQKAKQDIVISEKECTTLQAKCTHLKDCIKWTQPTGAVEVKLNLERVFSIKCVFTFPDGIQTEDLDICDV; translated from the exons atggcAAACATCCATGTTCAGTGTGAAATGTGTTGTGAGGAAGAGGCAGTTGGATGCTGCAATATATGTGGAAACATTTGTGAATCGTGTTGCGTAATTCACAAGAAAGGAAGGGCATTCCAAAACCACATTCTGAAGATGTACGGAAAAGATGGATACAATTCAAGGAGTATTATATATGATATCACAGAGGAGAAATGTAAACACCATCCGAATGAAAGGGcgttattattttgtcaaattcatGAATTAATGATCTGTGGTCGATGTTTTCGTTCGGATCATATATCATGTTGTCATGAAGTTGTTGATTTGTGTGAAGAGGCAGGGCATGTTGATTACGACCAATTTAATGCTATGTCCGCAGCTTTAAATGCAATTAAGGATGACAGTAAGCGCATAAAAGAAGAAATTGATAGACACAAAGAAAGAAGTAATACCCATGCAgttaaatgcaaaaaagaatTGGATGATTTGGAAAATAGACTGAAACGGAAAGTGGAACATTCGATCAGTAGTTTCAAAGAGGAAGCCCAAAAATATCACGACGAAAACATAGCCGccttttcattcatttcatcCGTTTGTGAAGATAAAGTGTCTTGGGCTATCAAAGAGGAAAGTCAACTCAATGAGTTTGTGAACAACTCGTTGACGGGTCGCCTTTACCTTATGAGCCGGAATTTCGACAAGGGAATTTCAGAGGTCAAAAGGCAGATGAAAGAGGCTGAATATAAgaatacctttaaaaatgtttgtttaaaggaAAATACGGCTGCCTTAAAGTGCTTGATTGAAGACTTGACTGATGTTTGCGAACTTCAGGAGGAAGTTGATGGAAGCGACGAAGTAACCACGTTATCAATCGGGAATGCAACTGTCGAAAatgaaaaa ACTCGTAAGGAGCTTTTCGAAGAATTAATCCAAGCGAAACTGGACACAAATAAAGCAGAAACG GCAAGAAATGAGTTGAAAGAACAGTTAATGCAAGCGAAACGGGACTTAGAAAACTCTGAAAAA ACACTGAAAGGCCTTGAACAAGAGTCACTGAATACGGAACAGAGAATGGAGAAATCTGAAAAG ACAAGGGAGAAACTCTGCAATGAGCTGCAACAAGTAAAACAGAAACTTGATCATTCTGAAAAG ACAAGGGAGCGATTCGAAGATTTACAGAAAGCGAAACAGGACATAGTGATATCTGAAAAG gaatgTACAACACTCCAGGCAAAGTGTACTCACTTGAAGGATTGCATAAAAT GGACGCAGCCCACTGGAGCAGTGGAGGTCAAGCTTAACCTGGAACGAGTCTTTTCAATTAAGTGTGTATTTACATTCCCGGATGGTATTCAGACG gAAGATTTGGACATATGCGATGTATGA
- the LOC128241714 gene encoding uncharacterized protein LOC128241714 isoform X2, translating to MANIHVQCEMCCEEEAVGCCNICGNICESCCVIHKKGRAFQNHILKMYGKDGYNSRSIIYDITEEKCKHHPNERALLFCQIHELMICGRCFRSDHISCCHEVVDLCEEAGHVDYDQFNAMSAALNAIKDDSKRIKEEIDRHKERSNTHAVKCKKELDDLENRLKRKVEHSISSFKEEAQKYHDENIAAFSFISSVCEDKVSWAIKEESQLNEFVNNSLTGRLYLMSRNFDKGISEVKRQMKEAEYKNTFKNVCLKENTAALKCLIEDLTDVCELQEEVDGSDEVTTLSIGNATVENEKTRKELFEELIQAKLDTNKAETARNELKEQLMQAKRDLENSEKTLKGLEQESLNTEQRMEKSEKTRERFEDLQKAKQDIVISEKECTTLQAKCTHLKDCIKWTQPTGAVEVKLNLERVFSIKCVFTFPDGIQTKYNRRPGKPYKGSEFTGLLKDDNKGQLVCRMLKAAFRRGLMFTVNEYELVGLDGLSLISASFTKIWTYAMYDEYIQEVKAELAAKGITETNIDLTEKLEETFTVEGP from the exons atggcAAACATCCATGTTCAGTGTGAAATGTGTTGTGAGGAAGAGGCAGTTGGATGCTGCAATATATGTGGAAACATTTGTGAATCGTGTTGCGTAATTCACAAGAAAGGAAGGGCATTCCAAAACCACATTCTGAAGATGTACGGAAAAGATGGATACAATTCAAGGAGTATTATATATGATATCACAGAGGAGAAATGTAAACACCATCCGAATGAAAGGGcgttattattttgtcaaattcatGAATTAATGATCTGTGGTCGATGTTTTCGTTCGGATCATATATCATGTTGTCATGAAGTTGTTGATTTGTGTGAAGAGGCAGGGCATGTTGATTACGACCAATTTAATGCTATGTCCGCAGCTTTAAATGCAATTAAGGATGACAGTAAGCGCATAAAAGAAGAAATTGATAGACACAAAGAAAGAAGTAATACCCATGCAgttaaatgcaaaaaagaatTGGATGATTTGGAAAATAGACTGAAACGGAAAGTGGAACATTCGATCAGTAGTTTCAAAGAGGAAGCCCAAAAATATCACGACGAAAACATAGCCGccttttcattcatttcatcCGTTTGTGAAGATAAAGTGTCTTGGGCTATCAAAGAGGAAAGTCAACTCAATGAGTTTGTGAACAACTCGTTGACGGGTCGCCTTTACCTTATGAGCCGGAATTTCGACAAGGGAATTTCAGAGGTCAAAAGGCAGATGAAAGAGGCTGAATATAAgaatacctttaaaaatgtttgtttaaaggaAAATACGGCTGCCTTAAAGTGCTTGATTGAAGACTTGACTGATGTTTGCGAACTTCAGGAGGAAGTTGATGGAAGCGACGAAGTAACCACGTTATCAATCGGGAATGCAACTGTCGAAAatgaaaaa ACTCGTAAGGAGCTTTTCGAAGAATTAATCCAAGCGAAACTGGACACAAATAAAGCAGAAACG GCAAGAAATGAGTTGAAAGAACAGTTAATGCAAGCGAAACGGGACTTAGAAAACTCTGAAAAA ACACTGAAAGGCCTTGAACAAGAGTCACTGAATACGGAACAGAGAATGGAGAAATCTGAAAAG ACAAGGGAGCGATTCGAAGATTTACAGAAAGCGAAACAGGACATAGTGATATCTGAAAAG gaatgTACAACACTCCAGGCAAAGTGTACTCACTTGAAGGATTGCATAAAAT GGACGCAGCCCACTGGAGCAGTGGAGGTCAAGCTTAACCTGGAACGAGTCTTTTCAATTAAGTGTGTATTTACATTCCCGGATGGTATTCAGACG AAATACAATCGACGCCCGGGGAAACCGTACAAAGGCAGCGAATTTACAGGATTGTTGAAGGACGACAATAAGGGTCAGCTGGTTTGTAGGATGTTGAAGGCCGCGTTTAGGAGAGGACTGATGTTTACTGTTAATGAATACGAGCTTGTCGGGCTGGATGGCTTATCACTAATTAGTGCTTCGTTTAC gAAGATTTGGACATATGCGATGTATGATGAATACATACAGGAGGTGAAAGCGGAGCTTGCAGCCAAGGGCATCACAGAGACGAACATAGATTTAACCGAGAAGCTGGAAGAGACATTCACTGTTGAAGGTCCGTGA
- the LOC128241714 gene encoding uncharacterized protein LOC128241714 isoform X1, which produces MANIHVQCEMCCEEEAVGCCNICGNICESCCVIHKKGRAFQNHILKMYGKDGYNSRSIIYDITEEKCKHHPNERALLFCQIHELMICGRCFRSDHISCCHEVVDLCEEAGHVDYDQFNAMSAALNAIKDDSKRIKEEIDRHKERSNTHAVKCKKELDDLENRLKRKVEHSISSFKEEAQKYHDENIAAFSFISSVCEDKVSWAIKEESQLNEFVNNSLTGRLYLMSRNFDKGISEVKRQMKEAEYKNTFKNVCLKENTAALKCLIEDLTDVCELQEEVDGSDEVTTLSIGNATVENEKTRKELFEELIQAKLDTNKAETARNELKEQLMQAKRDLENSEKTLKGLEQESLNTEQRMEKSEKTREKLCNELQQVKQKLDHSEKTRERFEDLQKAKQDIVISEKECTTLQAKCTHLKDCIKWTQPTGAVEVKLNLERVFSIKCVFTFPDGIQTKYNRRPGKPYKGSEFTGLLKDDNKGQLVCRMLKAAFRRGLMFTVNEYELVGLDGLSLISASFTKIWTYAMYDEYIQEVKAELAAKGITETNIDLTEKLEETFTVEGP; this is translated from the exons atggcAAACATCCATGTTCAGTGTGAAATGTGTTGTGAGGAAGAGGCAGTTGGATGCTGCAATATATGTGGAAACATTTGTGAATCGTGTTGCGTAATTCACAAGAAAGGAAGGGCATTCCAAAACCACATTCTGAAGATGTACGGAAAAGATGGATACAATTCAAGGAGTATTATATATGATATCACAGAGGAGAAATGTAAACACCATCCGAATGAAAGGGcgttattattttgtcaaattcatGAATTAATGATCTGTGGTCGATGTTTTCGTTCGGATCATATATCATGTTGTCATGAAGTTGTTGATTTGTGTGAAGAGGCAGGGCATGTTGATTACGACCAATTTAATGCTATGTCCGCAGCTTTAAATGCAATTAAGGATGACAGTAAGCGCATAAAAGAAGAAATTGATAGACACAAAGAAAGAAGTAATACCCATGCAgttaaatgcaaaaaagaatTGGATGATTTGGAAAATAGACTGAAACGGAAAGTGGAACATTCGATCAGTAGTTTCAAAGAGGAAGCCCAAAAATATCACGACGAAAACATAGCCGccttttcattcatttcatcCGTTTGTGAAGATAAAGTGTCTTGGGCTATCAAAGAGGAAAGTCAACTCAATGAGTTTGTGAACAACTCGTTGACGGGTCGCCTTTACCTTATGAGCCGGAATTTCGACAAGGGAATTTCAGAGGTCAAAAGGCAGATGAAAGAGGCTGAATATAAgaatacctttaaaaatgtttgtttaaaggaAAATACGGCTGCCTTAAAGTGCTTGATTGAAGACTTGACTGATGTTTGCGAACTTCAGGAGGAAGTTGATGGAAGCGACGAAGTAACCACGTTATCAATCGGGAATGCAACTGTCGAAAatgaaaaa ACTCGTAAGGAGCTTTTCGAAGAATTAATCCAAGCGAAACTGGACACAAATAAAGCAGAAACG GCAAGAAATGAGTTGAAAGAACAGTTAATGCAAGCGAAACGGGACTTAGAAAACTCTGAAAAA ACACTGAAAGGCCTTGAACAAGAGTCACTGAATACGGAACAGAGAATGGAGAAATCTGAAAAG ACAAGGGAGAAACTCTGCAATGAGCTGCAACAAGTAAAACAGAAACTTGATCATTCTGAAAAG ACAAGGGAGCGATTCGAAGATTTACAGAAAGCGAAACAGGACATAGTGATATCTGAAAAG gaatgTACAACACTCCAGGCAAAGTGTACTCACTTGAAGGATTGCATAAAAT GGACGCAGCCCACTGGAGCAGTGGAGGTCAAGCTTAACCTGGAACGAGTCTTTTCAATTAAGTGTGTATTTACATTCCCGGATGGTATTCAGACG AAATACAATCGACGCCCGGGGAAACCGTACAAAGGCAGCGAATTTACAGGATTGTTGAAGGACGACAATAAGGGTCAGCTGGTTTGTAGGATGTTGAAGGCCGCGTTTAGGAGAGGACTGATGTTTACTGTTAATGAATACGAGCTTGTCGGGCTGGATGGCTTATCACTAATTAGTGCTTCGTTTAC gAAGATTTGGACATATGCGATGTATGATGAATACATACAGGAGGTGAAAGCGGAGCTTGCAGCCAAGGGCATCACAGAGACGAACATAGATTTAACCGAGAAGCTGGAAGAGACATTCACTGTTGAAGGTCCGTGA